One Tachypleus tridentatus isolate NWPU-2018 chromosome 3, ASM421037v1, whole genome shotgun sequence DNA window includes the following coding sequences:
- the LOC143246884 gene encoding apolipoprotein D-like, translating to MKSQVIVVALICGLCKSQYLAPGSCSRPEVVKNLNLNKFLGKWYEIQKTYTFFERNLRCVNAEYNNLGKGKILVKRTGTDKSGVSKSIGGQAIVPKLSEPAKMIIKFQVAPLIPVNYWILDTDYNRYAVVWSCFNIGPFGLLHSEKLWILSREKYLTAGLLDAIYKNLQRKGIVLNSLRTINQQDCGISKENDIVPNV from the exons ATGAAAAGCCAAGTTATTGTTGTGGCCCTCATCTGTGGGctgtgtaagagccagtatttaGCTCCTGGAAGCTGTTCTCGACCAGAAGTCGTGAAAAACCTCAATCTTAACAAG TTTCTCGGGAAATGGTATGAAATACAAAAAACCTACACGTTTTTTGAACGAAATTTAAGGTGTGTTAATGCCGAGTATAACAACTTGGGAAAAGGTAAAATTCTCGTGAAAAGAACTGGCACGGACAAAAG TGGTGTTTCGAAAAGCATCGGAGGACAAGCCATTGTGCCAAAACTTTCGGAACCAGCTAAGATGATAATCAAGTTTCAAGTGG CGCCGTTAATCCCAGTTAACTACTGGATACTGGATACCGACTACAATCGTTATGCTGTCGTCTGGTCTTGCTTCAATATAGGACCTTTTGGACTTCTACATTCTG AAAAATTGTGGATTCTTTCACGGGAAAAATACCTGACTGCCGGTTTACTGGACGCCATCTACAAAAATCTCCAAAGGAAAGGGATCGTATTGAATAGTCTGAGAACAATAAATCAACAAGACTGTGGAATATCGAAAGAAAATGACATTGTCCCAAATGTTTAA